The Candidatus Nitrosocosmicus franklandus genome contains a region encoding:
- a CDS encoding ribosomal RNA small subunit methyltransferase A, whose protein sequence is MKNKTNLGQNFLVDEGIVKKIIKLSQIGKNDVVYEVGTGTGTLTKELCNIAKFVYSFELDSKLFEQSNKQLKFDNLKLFNLDGLNEKLNLEFDVFFSSLPYYESRRAMSWLCKKHFKRGIVLLQKDFVEKLVSKPGEKNYRAISVLTQYRFSINMLLKVSPSSFFPKPRVESLLVELLPKNSPLSQQIVNDIQFLYSFRKKTVSFVLNYFNKHYTCSFFEPELSAIASTRIAELNPIQLLWLNDTLKTNSFAKEKE, encoded by the coding sequence ATGAAGAACAAAACAAATCTTGGGCAGAATTTTCTTGTCGACGAAGGAATCGTAAAAAAAATAATTAAACTTTCTCAAATAGGTAAAAATGACGTGGTTTACGAGGTGGGAACCGGTACCGGAACCTTGACCAAGGAACTTTGCAATATTGCTAAATTCGTGTATTCATTCGAATTAGATTCAAAATTATTCGAACAATCTAATAAACAATTGAAATTTGATAATCTAAAATTATTCAATCTTGACGGTTTAAATGAAAAATTGAATCTAGAATTTGATGTTTTCTTTTCGAGTTTGCCTTATTATGAGAGTCGCAGAGCAATGTCGTGGTTGTGTAAAAAGCATTTTAAACGGGGAATCGTATTGCTCCAGAAGGACTTTGTTGAAAAACTCGTATCAAAACCCGGAGAAAAGAATTACAGAGCAATTTCTGTCTTGACACAATATCGATTTTCAATAAATATGTTGCTCAAAGTTTCTCCTTCATCTTTTTTTCCCAAACCTAGGGTTGAATCCCTATTAGTTGAATTACTTCCAAAGAATTCTCCTTTGTCACAACAAATTGTGAATGATATTCAATTCTTGTACTCGTTCAGAAAAAAAACTGTCTCATTCGTATTAAATTATTTTAATAAACATTACACATGCAGTTTTTTTGAACCCGAACTTTCAGCTATTGCTTCTACTAGGATTGCAGAATTAAATCCAATCCAATTACTATGGCTTAATGATACTTTAAAAACCAACTCATTTGCTAAGGAAAAAGAATAG
- a CDS encoding cupin domain-containing protein, with protein MIDSELVIKRLNLQEHPYEGGNFREVYRSPVLVSYDELSGTNQNIYTVDNQGKHLRKKLRSASTLIYYLLDKDQISPIHRVKNDEIWHFYLGSPLIIYVLDNKQYPTRVKLGNNLEDGETCIHYVIRKNSWFCAEVENKDSFTLVGCTVSPGFDFEDFELGKKSELLVLYPQFKSIIEKFSK; from the coding sequence TTGATCGACTCTGAATTAGTAATAAAGCGATTAAATTTACAGGAACATCCATATGAAGGTGGTAATTTCCGAGAGGTGTATCGATCTCCTGTATTAGTCTCATATGACGAATTATCAGGGACTAATCAAAATATATATACCGTGGATAATCAGGGAAAACACTTAAGAAAGAAATTGCGTTCAGCTTCTACCTTAATCTATTATCTACTGGACAAGGATCAAATTTCACCTATACATAGAGTTAAAAATGATGAAATCTGGCATTTTTACCTGGGAAGTCCATTAATCATATATGTCCTTGATAATAAACAGTATCCTACAAGGGTAAAATTAGGAAATAACCTTGAGGATGGCGAAACCTGCATACATTATGTAATAAGGAAAAATTCTTGGTTCTGCGCTGAAGTAGAAAATAAGGACTCATTTACTCTAGTAGGTTGTACTGTTTCTCCAGGATTCGATTTTGAGGATTTCGAATTGGGTAAGAAATCCGAATTACTTGTTCTTTATCCTCAATTTAAGTCGATAATCGAAAAATTCTCAAAGTGA
- a CDS encoding universal stress protein — protein sequence MNNTNHKRFTKILVPIDGSANSMKAIEYGIDIAQAYVCEVVALHVLYSQSGFAFHSETVTGTVTTSSLEDLNTEAKQEAEKWFGEVHKLGEKSNIKVKTEVVLTVISIVEAILSYAEKERIDLIVVGSKGRSGWKKLIQGSVASGILTYAHCPVLIVK from the coding sequence GTGAATAATACCAATCACAAAAGATTCACCAAAATTCTAGTTCCGATAGATGGATCGGCTAATTCCATGAAGGCAATTGAATATGGTATCGATATAGCACAAGCCTACGTATGCGAAGTGGTGGCTTTGCATGTTCTATACTCACAAAGTGGGTTTGCGTTTCACTCAGAGACCGTTACAGGAACTGTAACTACAAGTTCATTAGAAGATCTAAATACAGAAGCTAAACAAGAAGCAGAAAAATGGTTTGGTGAAGTCCACAAACTAGGGGAAAAAAGCAATATAAAGGTAAAAACCGAGGTAGTTCTCACCGTAATTTCAATTGTGGAAGCTATTTTATCCTATGCAGAAAAGGAAAGAATAGATTTGATTGTCGTTGGTTCGAAAGGAAGATCAGGTTGGAAAAAATTGATACAAGGAAGTGTTGCTTCTGGAATATTAACTTACGCCCACTGTCCAGTTTTAATAGTAAAATAA
- a CDS encoding 50S ribosomal protein L21: MPSSHGTRRKSRSILTKPNKVTGVSYLLIEYKPGDKVVVDIDPSEHTTMPHRRFQGKVGIVEQVGRRTLKVMVKFGSKSKYLQTKFNHIRPIKV; the protein is encoded by the coding sequence ATGCCTTCATCTCACGGAACTAGAAGAAAGTCTAGATCGATATTAACAAAACCTAATAAAGTTACCGGTGTTTCTTATTTGCTAATTGAATATAAACCAGGAGATAAAGTTGTTGTAGATATCGATCCAAGTGAACATACTACGATGCCACATAGGCGCTTTCAGGGTAAAGTGGGAATAGTTGAACAAGTGGGTCGTCGTACGTTAAAAGTGATGGTAAAGTTTGGCAGTAAGTCAAAATACTTGCAAACAAAGTTTAATCATATACGACCAATAAAGGTCTAG
- the radA gene encoding DNA repair and recombination protein RadA — protein MKHALDPDDSSFNQKSKNESLSVDLLRDLSDDLISQLKRVGFLSLKDIVIEGPSELSSKSGLSINESNLIYNLAITYLEDMGIMEMRFTPATTIYHKRKKIGRISTGSRNFDKLLGGGIETNAITEVYGEFGTGKTQLCHTVSVMVQLNQSEGGLDGRALYVDTENTFRPERIETISKTRNQDPDKILDNIIVAKAYSSAHQELILSESSHIIESQDIKLLIFDSAISLYRSEFIGLSSLSLRQQRLNKLFHSMMRIAQTHQVAVLLANQVQSSPETGYGNMPFKAAGGNIFAHASTYRIFLRKSNRNRIARMVDSPNHPESEIVFTINESGITDPKTSN, from the coding sequence TTGAAACATGCTTTGGACCCTGATGATTCATCTTTTAATCAAAAATCAAAAAATGAATCCCTCTCGGTGGATTTATTGAGGGATCTATCTGATGATCTAATATCCCAATTAAAGCGAGTCGGATTTTTGTCACTTAAAGATATTGTAATAGAAGGCCCTTCTGAGTTGTCTTCCAAGTCAGGATTAAGTATAAATGAATCTAATTTAATCTACAATCTCGCCATTACTTATTTGGAAGATATGGGGATAATGGAAATGCGATTTACTCCTGCAACTACAATATACCATAAAAGGAAAAAAATCGGGAGAATTTCAACTGGGTCTCGTAATTTTGATAAACTTTTAGGTGGTGGGATAGAGACAAACGCAATTACCGAAGTGTACGGTGAATTTGGTACTGGAAAAACACAATTATGTCATACAGTAAGCGTTATGGTTCAGCTGAATCAGAGCGAAGGAGGACTTGATGGAAGAGCTTTGTACGTAGATACTGAGAACACTTTTAGACCTGAGAGAATCGAAACCATTAGCAAGACTAGAAATCAGGATCCTGATAAGATATTGGATAATATCATTGTTGCAAAGGCATATAGTTCTGCACACCAAGAGCTAATTTTGTCCGAATCTAGTCACATAATTGAATCTCAGGACATAAAATTACTCATATTTGACTCTGCTATCTCCTTGTATCGCTCGGAATTTATTGGGCTGTCTTCCCTTTCATTAAGGCAACAAAGGTTGAACAAACTATTTCATTCAATGATGAGAATTGCTCAAACACATCAAGTAGCTGTTTTACTTGCCAACCAGGTACAGTCTTCGCCAGAAACAGGCTATGGGAATATGCCTTTTAAAGCTGCTGGTGGAAATATCTTTGCACATGCAAGTACTTATCGAATTTTTCTCCGAAAGTCCAATAGAAATAGGATTGCTCGAATGGTGGATTCTCCTAATCACCCCGAAAGTGAAATAGTGTTTACTATAAACGAATCAGGGATTACCGATCCTAAAACATCTAATTAG
- a CDS encoding DUF655 domain-containing protein: MSRFNTNRDNYSRHGDNFAPRKFEEYAYILDYIQNGKSSIVRMREGVIIHAIGEEHLTLLELLGINNERFSIGERVYIGKDGREKILSVLGRLDYDHISQSAKNELPSVIEKIVNVNEKRFVDYFNSSQPMTPRVHSLELIPGIGKTYLKSILEERERRKFESFLDLQERTGLRDAPKLIAKRIYDEISGETRMNIFVRK, encoded by the coding sequence TTGTCAAGGTTTAATACAAATAGGGATAATTATAGCAGACATGGAGATAATTTTGCTCCTCGCAAATTCGAAGAATACGCCTATATCCTCGATTATATTCAAAATGGTAAATCTTCGATTGTACGAATGAGAGAAGGAGTAATTATCCATGCAATTGGCGAAGAACATTTGACCTTGTTAGAATTGCTTGGTATCAATAATGAGCGATTTAGCATTGGTGAGCGCGTATATATAGGTAAGGACGGCAGGGAAAAGATTTTGAGTGTATTAGGAAGATTGGATTATGACCATATATCTCAATCAGCAAAAAATGAACTGCCAAGCGTAATTGAAAAAATTGTAAATGTAAATGAAAAGAGATTTGTAGATTACTTTAATTCCTCTCAACCAATGACCCCTCGTGTTCATTCTTTGGAACTTATACCTGGAATAGGAAAAACTTACCTGAAATCTATATTAGAAGAAAGAGAAAGACGTAAATTTGAGTCATTTTTGGACCTGCAAGAAAGAACGGGATTACGAGATGCACCAAAGTTAATTGCAAAAAGAATCTATGATGAAATTTCGGGAGAAACTAGAATGAATATTTTTGTCCGAAAATAA
- a CDS encoding RNA polymerase Rpb4 — MTEVIKREIITLAEVKKILEAIPVDEMDQIQRWTFDYSKKFSKVDFEQAREMVDKLVSEGELTTEESVELVNVMPKSIEELRAFTFGWKKLIVTEKLEKIKSILLSKNEAQEEVKTPSDFES, encoded by the coding sequence TTGACAGAAGTAATAAAGAGAGAAATTATCACTTTAGCCGAAGTTAAAAAGATTTTGGAAGCAATACCAGTTGATGAGATGGATCAAATTCAACGCTGGACATTTGATTATTCAAAAAAGTTTTCAAAAGTTGACTTCGAACAGGCTAGAGAAATGGTTGACAAACTTGTCTCTGAAGGTGAATTGACGACTGAAGAGTCGGTAGAATTAGTGAATGTTATGCCAAAGTCGATAGAGGAATTGAGAGCATTTACCTTTGGCTGGAAGAAATTAATAGTAACAGAAAAATTAGAAAAAATAAAGTCTATTTTACTTTCAAAAAACGAGGCACAAGAAGAAGTAAAAACTCCATCTGACTTTGAAAGTTAA